From the genome of Sphingobium sp. JS3065, one region includes:
- a CDS encoding ATP-binding protein, with amino-acid sequence MGKTILRGLEKAAVRGSELTTRLLARQAGGQCFPVDVGAQVVHAAPLLHAIVKHPASLEIDTQMALPDARVSADPAELEAVMLELVANAVRAGARHILLRCRRIGDRVWLVIADDGPGLPANGAARPPLDAGSGGRGNGLQRVCGAIRDMRGKIFIRGSARSGSGTVVAMLLPVALPAASKSRARHWSASPTNEESCDEDRWTVAA; translated from the coding sequence GTGGGGAAAACCATCCTGCGCGGGCTGGAGAAGGCGGCGGTGCGGGGCAGCGAACTCACGACCCGGCTGCTTGCAAGGCAGGCGGGGGGACAGTGCTTCCCCGTGGATGTGGGCGCGCAGGTCGTCCACGCCGCGCCCTTGCTCCACGCCATAGTGAAGCACCCCGCGTCATTGGAAATCGACACGCAGATGGCCTTGCCCGATGCGCGGGTAAGCGCCGATCCGGCCGAACTGGAAGCGGTGATGCTGGAGTTGGTCGCCAATGCCGTCAGGGCGGGCGCGCGGCATATCTTGCTCCGCTGCCGCAGGATCGGAGATCGGGTCTGGCTGGTGATTGCGGACGATGGCCCGGGCTTGCCGGCCAACGGTGCTGCCCGACCGCCACTCGACGCAGGAAGCGGCGGCCGTGGAAATGGCTTGCAGCGGGTCTGCGGGGCGATCCGCGACATGAGGGGCAAAATATTCATTCGCGGCAGTGCCCGATCAGGTTCGGGCACAGTGGTCGCCATGCTTTTGCCGGTGGCGCTTCCAGCCGCCAGCAAATCACGCGCCCGGCATTGGAGCGCGTCACCCACCAACGAGGAGAGTTGCGATGAAGACCGATGGACAGTTGCAGCATGA
- a CDS encoding universal stress protein, protein MKNVLLLVHDDAGQEARLQAALDLTRCLSGHLTCLDVVQIPVLAGSEYYPDAELMLLQDARKREEVNAGRIRARLQAEDVAWNWVDQTGYIAPLIQDSAALADIIVLNTSLADRMMPDMIPIVSDAVLKSGKPILAVPDDSRGIDFGGHVLAAWDGSRPAAEALRAAAPLLASAQGVTIIEMGEVSGELAEDAAAYLSRHGVRPRVERLDEPEAGVAAGLLAEMNRRRPAFCIMGAFGHSRLRESLFGGITRIMLGEANVPLFLAH, encoded by the coding sequence ATGAAGAACGTGCTCTTGCTCGTCCATGATGATGCCGGTCAGGAAGCGCGGCTCCAGGCGGCGCTGGACCTGACCAGATGCTTGTCGGGCCATCTGACCTGCCTCGACGTCGTGCAGATCCCGGTGCTGGCGGGCAGCGAATATTATCCGGACGCCGAACTGATGCTGCTTCAGGATGCGCGGAAGCGGGAAGAGGTCAATGCGGGACGGATCCGGGCGCGGCTTCAGGCGGAAGATGTGGCTTGGAACTGGGTTGACCAGACGGGCTATATCGCTCCGCTGATACAGGACAGCGCGGCATTGGCGGACATCATCGTCCTCAATACGTCGCTCGCCGATCGTATGATGCCCGACATGATCCCGATCGTGTCAGATGCGGTGCTGAAATCCGGGAAGCCGATATTGGCGGTTCCCGACGATAGCCGGGGCATCGATTTTGGCGGCCATGTCCTTGCCGCCTGGGACGGATCGAGGCCGGCTGCCGAAGCGCTGCGGGCGGCGGCGCCGCTGCTGGCAAGCGCGCAGGGCGTGACGATCATCGAGATGGGCGAAGTGAGCGGCGAGCTTGCCGAAGATGCGGCGGCCTATCTTTCCCGGCATGGCGTGCGGCCGCGTGTGGAGCGGCTGGACGAGCCGGAAGCGGGTGTCGCGGCGGGACTGCTGGCCGAGATGAACAGGCGGCGGCCGGCTTTCTGCATCATGGGAGCATTTGGACATTCGCGGTTGCGCGAGAGTCTGTTCGGCGGAATCACCCGGATAATGCTGGGGGAAGCGAATGTTCCGTTGTTCCTGGCTCACTGA
- a CDS encoding bifunctional acetate--CoA ligase family protein/GNAT family N-acetyltransferase: protein MTIRNLSPLLHARTIALIGGSQEKGAVGTLVLDNLLAGGFEGSVHVVNPHPVSRLGTTWVASVTDLPAAPELAIIMTPEQTVAGIIDELGSLGTRCAVILSAGLHDASAFRQAIRAAAQRHDMRIVGPNCLGIMAPHARINATFACAPVLPGNLGLISQSGALITAVLDWAQTRRVGFSSVISAGDMTDANLGDLIDLLAADPHTHAILLYVEGVTEAAEFMIAARAAALHKPIIAIKAGKSQLAAQATLSHTGAMIGSYDVYEAAFARAGILLVDSLTELFDAAEILCACAPVPGNRLAILTNGGGAGILAVDALAQADGRLAALTTETITALAEVTPAASPRANPVDILGDADADRYAAAVRAILRDSGSDAVLLMNCPTARSEAKETALAICGEVAAAAQERIHKPVLACWLGEANSDRVRPVFAAAGIPVFSTPDDAVRAFGYLAQARRLRESLTEAPARSREVQADRAAARAIISDAQADGCTTLSEIKVKKLLEAYGIPVAPTRFAASADAVEEACCRLSAPYAVKIVSRDLPHKSDVGGVALDLPDARAAVAAAREMERRIRRDFPQARIQGFAVEDMIRVKDGREMIVGLSTDPVFGPMIMAGAGGTATELLDDKAIDLLPIDHAQARALIEGTHMSRMLAGYRNVPAADVESVADVLDAVSAMAVDLPSLLELDINPLIVSAAGVIALDARARITAEAATASRLVLRAPPEGWASDLVTEQGVRFHVRPVRPDDEPAVAAFFDHVSPEDLRFRFMSGLCKVSHDQIVMMTRVDYVRTISFLAFGEEGELLAIAMLATDPDRAHAEIALTTRTDLKGKGISWTLFEHVLRYAKAEGIETVESIESTDHDAALRMERELGFVTIADPDDPTVRIARKSLAAHAS from the coding sequence ATGACCATCCGCAACCTGTCGCCGCTTCTTCACGCCAGGACCATCGCCCTGATCGGAGGGTCGCAGGAAAAGGGCGCCGTCGGCACGCTCGTCCTCGACAATCTGCTGGCGGGCGGGTTCGAAGGCAGCGTCCATGTCGTCAATCCGCACCCGGTGTCGCGACTAGGCACGACATGGGTCGCCAGCGTCACCGACCTGCCCGCCGCGCCCGAACTTGCGATCATCATGACGCCCGAACAGACCGTGGCGGGCATCATCGACGAGCTGGGAAGCCTCGGCACGCGCTGCGCCGTCATCCTGTCGGCGGGCCTTCACGATGCCAGCGCATTCCGCCAGGCGATCAGGGCTGCGGCCCAACGGCACGACATGCGGATCGTCGGACCCAATTGCCTTGGCATCATGGCGCCCCATGCGCGGATCAACGCTACCTTCGCCTGCGCCCCGGTGCTGCCGGGCAATCTTGGCCTCATCTCGCAGAGCGGCGCGCTTATCACCGCCGTGCTCGATTGGGCGCAAACCCGCCGGGTGGGCTTTTCCAGCGTTATTTCCGCAGGCGACATGACGGATGCGAACCTTGGCGACCTGATCGACCTGCTTGCGGCCGATCCCCACACCCACGCCATTCTGCTCTATGTGGAGGGTGTCACCGAGGCGGCCGAGTTCATGATCGCTGCCCGCGCCGCCGCGCTCCATAAGCCCATCATTGCGATCAAGGCCGGCAAGAGCCAGCTCGCCGCGCAAGCGACCCTTTCCCACACTGGCGCCATGATCGGTTCCTATGACGTGTATGAAGCCGCCTTTGCACGCGCCGGAATCCTGCTGGTAGACAGCCTGACGGAACTGTTCGACGCCGCCGAGATCCTATGCGCCTGTGCGCCGGTGCCCGGCAACCGGCTGGCGATCCTGACCAACGGCGGCGGCGCTGGCATATTGGCGGTCGATGCCTTGGCGCAGGCGGATGGGCGGCTCGCGGCATTGACCACCGAAACGATCACCGCGCTTGCGGAGGTGACGCCCGCAGCTTCACCGCGCGCCAATCCCGTCGATATATTGGGCGACGCGGACGCGGACCGCTATGCCGCTGCGGTACGAGCCATCCTGCGCGACAGCGGGAGCGACGCGGTGCTGCTCATGAACTGCCCCACCGCGCGCAGCGAAGCGAAGGAAACGGCGCTGGCGATCTGCGGCGAAGTCGCGGCGGCAGCGCAGGAGCGTATCCACAAGCCTGTCCTTGCCTGCTGGCTGGGTGAGGCCAACAGCGATAGGGTAAGGCCTGTGTTCGCAGCGGCGGGCATTCCGGTCTTTTCAACGCCGGACGACGCCGTGCGCGCCTTTGGCTATCTGGCCCAGGCTCGCCGCCTTCGCGAGAGCCTGACGGAAGCGCCCGCTCGGTCGCGTGAGGTCCAGGCCGACCGTGCCGCCGCCCGCGCCATCATCTCCGATGCGCAGGCGGATGGATGCACGACGCTTTCCGAAATCAAGGTGAAGAAACTGCTGGAGGCCTATGGCATCCCCGTCGCTCCCACGCGCTTTGCCGCTTCGGCGGACGCGGTGGAAGAGGCTTGCTGCCGGCTGAGCGCGCCCTATGCGGTGAAGATCGTCTCGCGCGACCTGCCGCACAAATCGGATGTGGGCGGGGTCGCGCTCGACCTGCCGGACGCCCGGGCTGCCGTGGCGGCCGCGCGGGAGATGGAACGGCGTATCCGCCGCGATTTCCCGCAAGCGAGAATCCAGGGGTTCGCCGTCGAGGACATGATAAGGGTGAAAGACGGCAGGGAGATGATCGTGGGCCTTAGCACCGATCCGGTTTTCGGACCCATGATCATGGCTGGGGCGGGCGGCACCGCGACGGAGCTTCTAGATGACAAGGCCATCGACCTCCTGCCCATAGACCATGCGCAGGCTCGCGCCCTGATTGAGGGGACGCATATGTCCCGGATGCTCGCCGGGTATCGGAACGTCCCGGCAGCCGATGTCGAAAGCGTCGCTGATGTGCTGGACGCCGTGTCGGCCATGGCGGTCGACCTTCCCAGCCTGCTGGAACTCGACATCAACCCCTTGATCGTGAGCGCCGCAGGCGTCATCGCTCTGGATGCGCGGGCGCGGATCACCGCCGAGGCGGCAACAGCATCCCGCTTAGTCCTGCGCGCGCCGCCGGAAGGCTGGGCGTCCGACCTCGTGACAGAACAGGGGGTTCGTTTCCATGTACGGCCGGTGCGCCCTGACGACGAGCCAGCGGTCGCGGCCTTCTTCGACCATGTCTCGCCCGAAGACCTGCGCTTCCGCTTCATGTCGGGGCTTTGCAAGGTCAGCCACGACCAGATCGTGATGATGACGCGAGTGGACTATGTCCGCACCATCAGCTTCCTCGCCTTCGGAGAGGAAGGCGAACTCCTCGCCATCGCCATGCTCGCGACCGACCCTGATCGCGCCCACGCGGAAATAGCGCTCACCACCCGCACGGACCTGAAGGGCAAGGGCATCAGCTGGACCTTGTTCGAACATGTGCTTCGCTATGCGAAGGCGGAAGGGATCGAAACGGTCGAGTCGATCGAATCCACCGACCATGACGCGGCGCTACGCATGGAACGGGAGCTTGGCTTCGTGACCATCGCGGACCCCGACGATCCCACCGTCCGGATCGCCAGGAAGAGCTTGGCGGCTCATGCCAGTTGA
- a CDS encoding HdeD family acid-resistance protein: MNLKMALEPGASLPGQQLWRTFLGIGAALALLGILASANLLLATILATYIVGAAMFAGGIFQLFHAFSVQRFSSGVLWGLAALLYLITASIMLVDPLLGASVLTVFIGITLAASGFARLILAFRHNEGRVWMILSGVISIVAAALVAVSWPWNSLWLLGMVLAIDLISQGVMLMLFGFSLHSAASVQ, from the coding sequence ATGAACTTGAAAATGGCCTTGGAACCGGGGGCATCCCTACCGGGACAGCAGCTATGGCGCACTTTCCTGGGCATCGGCGCCGCTCTTGCGTTGCTCGGCATCCTCGCCAGCGCCAACCTGCTCCTCGCGACGATCCTTGCCACCTATATCGTAGGCGCGGCCATGTTCGCGGGCGGTATATTCCAGCTGTTCCACGCCTTCAGCGTCCAGCGCTTTTCATCGGGAGTCCTATGGGGCCTCGCCGCGCTGCTCTACCTCATCACGGCCAGCATCATGCTCGTCGATCCCCTCCTTGGCGCGAGCGTCCTTACGGTCTTCATCGGCATTACCCTGGCGGCGTCAGGTTTCGCCCGCCTCATCCTTGCCTTCCGGCACAACGAAGGCAGGGTGTGGATGATCCTGTCCGGGGTAATCAGCATCGTGGCCGCAGCGCTGGTGGCCGTCTCATGGCCGTGGAACAGCCTCTGGCTGCTCGGGATGGTGCTCGCCATAGACCTCATATCGCAAGGCGTGATGCTCATGCTCTTCGGCTTTTCCCTGCATTCGGCGGCCAGCGTACAGTGA
- a CDS encoding PAS domain S-box protein: protein MPSWKTARPQYYALAILGVALVAAVRLLLDPWLNDRSAYLPYVIAIVGIALWLGEGPAILATLLSVAAGVAITHRSTLQNRDLIEIALFVVTAAGIILMSRLVRRSNQRREVAEVAVERGGAANEQLAVELNLLIDGAHGLAIYMLDPAGRVTIWNRGTERLKGWTEQEVLGKPSSLFYPREAVVAGKPEADIERARAEGRFEEEDWRVRKDGSEFLAAVSWTALYDKDGALRGFAKIVSDITEKRSAEDHLRAHESQLRAILSTVPDAMVVIDEAGTMLSFSAAAEALFGYAEEEVLGRNVRMLMPSPDRERHDSYIQRYLETGEKRIIGKGRVVSGRRAEGSLFPMELYIGEAMRGNERIFTGFIRDLTERRAVADHMAMLQAELTHVTRVSAMGTMASTLAHELNQPIAAVANYVAAVRDQMAQPLESEWPMMREALVEAASEALRAGQIVRRLREFVSRGEVEKTIESLPQLVEEASTLGLAGARENGIDVQFDLDPRASPVLVDRVQIQQVLINLVRNACEAMADGAVKQLTIATRMAKDDLIEVIVSDTGCGIAPGVAQQLFTAFVSTKPNGMGLGLSICRTIVEVNGGKIWMESRKGKGTDFHFTLIRAQAEAYDEQEACSHN, encoded by the coding sequence ATGCCGTCATGGAAAACAGCGCGTCCGCAATATTACGCCCTCGCCATTCTGGGGGTTGCTTTAGTAGCGGCGGTCCGGCTGCTTCTTGATCCATGGCTGAACGACCGGTCGGCCTATCTGCCCTATGTCATCGCAATCGTGGGCATCGCGCTCTGGCTGGGCGAGGGACCGGCGATCCTCGCTACCCTGCTGAGCGTTGCGGCAGGGGTGGCGATTACCCATCGGTCGACGCTACAGAACCGCGACCTGATCGAGATCGCGCTGTTCGTCGTGACCGCTGCCGGCATCATCCTGATGAGCCGCCTCGTCCGCCGGTCGAACCAGCGGCGGGAGGTGGCTGAAGTCGCCGTCGAACGTGGCGGCGCGGCGAACGAGCAGTTGGCGGTCGAGCTAAACCTGTTGATCGATGGCGCGCACGGGCTGGCGATCTACATGTTGGATCCGGCTGGCCGGGTGACGATCTGGAACCGGGGCACCGAGCGGCTGAAGGGCTGGACCGAGCAGGAGGTGCTGGGCAAGCCATCTTCCCTATTCTATCCCCGCGAAGCCGTTGTGGCGGGCAAGCCCGAGGCCGATATCGAGCGTGCCCGCGCAGAAGGGCGGTTCGAGGAAGAGGATTGGCGCGTCCGCAAGGACGGGTCGGAATTCCTGGCGGCGGTTAGCTGGACCGCGCTTTATGACAAAGATGGCGCGCTGCGCGGTTTTGCGAAGATCGTGTCCGACATCACCGAAAAGCGGTCGGCCGAAGACCATCTGCGCGCCCATGAAAGCCAGCTGCGCGCGATCCTGTCGACCGTGCCCGACGCGATGGTGGTGATCGACGAGGCGGGCACGATGCTGTCTTTCAGCGCGGCGGCGGAGGCGTTGTTCGGCTATGCCGAGGAAGAGGTGCTGGGGCGGAACGTGCGCATGTTGATGCCGTCTCCGGACCGGGAACGGCATGACAGCTATATCCAGCGCTATCTGGAAACCGGGGAAAAGCGCATCATCGGCAAGGGCAGGGTCGTGTCGGGCCGGCGGGCCGAAGGCTCATTGTTCCCCATGGAACTGTATATCGGTGAGGCGATGCGCGGGAATGAGCGCATCTTCACCGGCTTCATCCGCGACCTGACCGAGAGGCGGGCGGTCGCAGATCATATGGCGATGTTGCAGGCCGAGCTGACCCATGTGACGCGGGTGAGCGCCATGGGGACGATGGCGTCGACGCTGGCGCATGAACTCAATCAGCCGATCGCGGCTGTCGCCAATTATGTCGCGGCGGTGCGCGACCAGATGGCGCAGCCGCTGGAAAGCGAATGGCCGATGATGCGCGAGGCATTGGTGGAAGCCGCAAGCGAGGCTTTGCGGGCCGGGCAGATCGTGCGCAGGTTGCGGGAATTCGTGTCGCGGGGCGAAGTGGAAAAGACGATCGAGAGCCTGCCCCAACTGGTGGAGGAAGCATCGACGTTGGGCCTTGCAGGCGCGCGCGAGAATGGGATCGATGTCCAGTTCGACCTCGACCCCCGGGCGTCGCCCGTGCTGGTCGATAGGGTGCAGATCCAGCAGGTCCTCATCAACCTGGTCCGCAATGCATGCGAAGCGATGGCGGACGGCGCGGTGAAACAGCTGACGATCGCCACCCGCATGGCCAAGGATGACCTGATCGAGGTCATCGTATCGGACACCGGCTGCGGCATCGCGCCGGGCGTGGCACAGCAATTATTCACCGCGTTCGTCAGCACCAAGCCCAACGGCATGGGCCTTGGCCTTTCCATATGCCGCACCATCGTCGAGGTGAATGGCGGCAAGATCTGGATGGAAAGCCGCAAGGGAAAAGGCACCGATTTCCACTTCACCCTCATTCGAGCGCAGGCGGAGGCATATGACGAACAAGAAGCTTGTTCACATAATTGA
- a CDS encoding zinc-dependent alcohol dehydrogenase family protein — MVAMQIPAPGAALVRIERPMPNPGPGELLIEVAACGVCRTDLHVLDGEIPARYPIIPGHEIVGRVAALGSGVEGFAIGQRVGVPWLGHTCGVCPYCRAGRENLCDAPLFTGATRDGGYATHAIADAQYCFDLPDRFSDVEAAPLLCAGLIGWRALRLAGPASVIGLYGFGAAAHILAQVARHQQRTVYAFTRDGDTAGQDFARSLGCAWAGGSSQTPPTLIDAALIFAPAGELVPRALRAVRKGGRVICAGIHMSDIPSFPYADLWQERQILSVANLTREDGTSFFDLVGGMQLHTVTQSFPLAQANQALQSLRAGRVQGAAVIMPPTATA; from the coding sequence ATGGTGGCGATGCAGATTCCCGCGCCGGGCGCTGCACTCGTGCGGATCGAACGTCCCATGCCCAATCCCGGACCCGGCGAACTGCTGATCGAAGTCGCCGCCTGCGGCGTATGCCGGACCGATCTGCACGTTCTCGACGGGGAAATCCCGGCACGCTACCCCATCATACCGGGCCATGAGATCGTCGGCCGGGTCGCGGCATTGGGCAGCGGCGTTGAAGGTTTCGCCATCGGCCAGCGTGTCGGCGTCCCCTGGCTAGGACATACATGTGGCGTCTGCCCCTATTGCCGGGCGGGGCGGGAAAATCTGTGCGACGCTCCGCTCTTCACCGGAGCCACGCGGGACGGCGGCTATGCCACCCATGCGATTGCCGACGCGCAATATTGCTTCGATCTGCCCGATCGCTTTTCGGACGTGGAGGCCGCGCCCCTGCTCTGCGCTGGCCTGATCGGGTGGAGAGCGTTGCGGCTGGCTGGTCCGGCAAGCGTCATCGGCCTATATGGCTTTGGCGCCGCCGCGCACATATTGGCGCAGGTCGCCCGACATCAGCAGCGCACCGTCTACGCCTTCACGCGGGACGGCGACACGGCCGGACAGGACTTTGCCCGTTCGCTCGGCTGCGCCTGGGCGGGCGGCTCATCTCAGACGCCGCCTACGCTCATCGACGCCGCCCTGATCTTCGCCCCGGCGGGCGAACTCGTTCCCCGGGCCCTACGAGCGGTTAGAAAAGGCGGCCGCGTCATATGCGCGGGCATCCACATGAGCGACATCCCCTCCTTCCCCTATGCCGATCTGTGGCAGGAAAGGCAGATCCTCTCGGTCGCCAACCTGACGCGGGAAGACGGCACCTCCTTTTTCGACCTGGTAGGCGGCATGCAGCTGCACACCGTCACCCAAAGCTTCCCCCTCGCGCAAGCCAATCAGGCGCTGCAAAGTCTGCGCGCAGGCAGGGTTCAGGGCGCGGCGGTCATTATGCCGCCAACAGCGACTGCGTGA
- a CDS encoding response regulator transcription factor, which yields MTNKKLVHIIDDEDAIRRSSGYMLKTAGYSVEAWMSGTAFLKDAKSAEEGCILLDVRMPDIDGLEVQRILAERGIAMPIIIMTGHGDISIAVQAMKAGAVDFLEKPFEKTVLIDAIERAFDRVHSAQGVAADGARANVIIGALTGREREVLEGLAQGLPNKTIAYDLGISSRTVEVHRANLMAKLHVHSLSDALRIAFAAGMGRKDETVINT from the coding sequence ATGACGAACAAGAAGCTTGTTCACATAATTGATGACGAGGACGCCATCCGGCGATCGTCGGGATACATGCTCAAGACAGCCGGCTATTCGGTGGAGGCATGGATGTCGGGAACCGCTTTCCTGAAGGATGCGAAGTCGGCCGAAGAAGGCTGTATCCTGCTGGACGTCCGCATGCCCGACATCGACGGACTGGAAGTCCAGCGCATCCTGGCGGAGCGCGGGATCGCCATGCCGATCATCATCATGACCGGTCATGGAGACATATCCATAGCGGTGCAGGCGATGAAGGCGGGTGCGGTCGATTTCCTGGAAAAGCCGTTCGAGAAGACGGTCCTGATCGATGCGATCGAGCGGGCGTTCGACCGGGTGCATTCTGCTCAAGGCGTGGCGGCGGATGGGGCGCGCGCGAACGTAATCATCGGGGCGCTGACGGGGCGGGAGCGGGAAGTGCTGGAGGGGCTGGCGCAAGGATTGCCCAACAAGACGATCGCCTATGACCTTGGCATTTCATCCCGGACGGTCGAAGTGCATCGCGCCAACCTGATGGCGAAGCTGCATGTGCATAGCCTGTCCGATGCGCTGCGCATAGCCTTTGCAGCCGGAATGGGACGCAAGGACGAAACTGTGATCAATACGTAA
- a CDS encoding BON domain-containing protein, which yields MKTDGQLQHDVMDELEWDPSVDHADIGVAVNDGVVTLSGYVSNYLEKMAAEKAARRVSGVKAIAEEIQVRFKSEPKTADHEIAKRILDMFSWNVSIPHDKINVKVEKGWVTLSGVVDAYYQSDEARRATARISGVTGVSNLIEVKKLPVSADIRDRIAAAFKRQADLDAAGVTIATDGNTVRLGGRVKAWHERGVAERAAWAAPGVTKVEDNIVVSTF from the coding sequence ATGAAGACCGATGGACAGTTGCAGCATGATGTCATGGACGAGCTGGAGTGGGACCCCAGCGTCGATCATGCGGATATCGGCGTGGCGGTGAATGACGGGGTGGTGACCCTGTCCGGCTATGTTTCCAACTATCTGGAGAAGATGGCGGCGGAAAAGGCGGCTCGGCGCGTCAGCGGGGTCAAGGCGATCGCCGAGGAGATCCAGGTGCGCTTCAAGTCCGAACCCAAAACGGCGGACCACGAAATAGCCAAGCGCATCCTCGACATGTTTTCGTGGAATGTCTCCATCCCGCACGACAAGATCAATGTGAAGGTCGAGAAGGGCTGGGTCACGCTGTCGGGCGTTGTCGATGCCTATTATCAGAGCGATGAGGCGAGAAGGGCGACCGCAAGGATTTCAGGCGTGACCGGCGTCAGCAACCTTATCGAGGTGAAGAAGCTGCCCGTCAGCGCCGACATCCGGGACCGGATCGCCGCCGCTTTCAAGCGTCAGGCGGATCTGGACGCTGCTGGCGTCACGATCGCCACGGATGGGAACACCGTACGCCTGGGCGGCCGGGTGAAGGCCTGGCACGAACGCGGCGTAGCGGAGCGGGCGGCCTGGGCCGCGCCCGGCGTGACCAAGGTCGAGGACAATATCGTCGTATCGACATTCTGA
- a CDS encoding response regulator transcription factor: MAGFPIPVSILDDDAGARRSMQLLLQGRGFQVRSFASPEALIADAKANNPACLVTDYRMAECDGLEVLHRLRAAGWTGRAILVTAFYSADLLQRAMAHGFDAVLDKPCKDSALMHAVMGATMRDTGGEQPSP, translated from the coding sequence ATGGCAGGCTTCCCCATCCCTGTCTCAATATTGGATGATGATGCCGGGGCGCGGCGATCGATGCAGCTGCTGTTGCAGGGGCGGGGATTCCAGGTGCGTTCCTTCGCAAGTCCCGAAGCGCTGATCGCCGATGCCAAGGCAAACAATCCCGCCTGTTTGGTGACGGATTACCGGATGGCGGAATGCGACGGACTGGAAGTATTGCACCGGCTGCGCGCGGCGGGGTGGACCGGACGGGCGATCCTGGTTACCGCCTTTTATTCGGCCGACCTTTTGCAAAGGGCGATGGCGCACGGTTTCGACGCGGTTCTTGACAAACCGTGCAAGGACTCCGCGCTGATGCACGCCGTCATGGGCGCGACGATGCGCGACACCGGCGGGGAACAGCCGTCGCCATGA
- a CDS encoding zinc-dependent alcohol dehydrogenase family protein translates to MKALIYDEPGQKHLGERERPEIKDVGDAIVRVTHTTICGTDLHILKGDVPTCDPGRTLGHEGVGVVEAVGSAVANFKLGDHVLISCITSCGRCDYCRRGIYSHCVSGGWLLGNAIDGTQAEYVRIPHADTSLYPVPAGSDEEALVMLSDILPTGFECGVLNGKVAPGSSVAIVGAGPIGLATLLTAQFYSPSQIIMIDLDANRLAVAERFGATRTIDSRSEDAVAVVKSLTDGRGVDTAIEAVGVPATFELCEDLVAPGGVIANIGVHGVKADLHLERLWSHNITITTRLVDTATTSMLLKTVASGKVDAKKLITHRFTLDGIMEAYDVFDRAAETQALKVLITP, encoded by the coding sequence ATGAAAGCGTTGATCTATGATGAGCCCGGTCAGAAGCATCTGGGCGAGCGAGAAAGGCCAGAGATCAAGGATGTGGGAGACGCCATCGTCCGCGTCACGCATACGACCATATGCGGCACCGACCTCCATATATTGAAGGGCGACGTGCCCACTTGCGATCCGGGACGGACATTGGGGCATGAGGGCGTCGGCGTTGTGGAGGCGGTCGGATCGGCGGTCGCGAATTTCAAGCTCGGCGATCATGTGCTGATTTCCTGCATCACCTCATGCGGGCGGTGCGACTATTGCCGCCGGGGCATCTATTCGCATTGCGTGAGCGGGGGGTGGCTCCTGGGCAATGCCATCGACGGCACGCAGGCCGAATATGTGCGCATCCCTCATGCCGACACCAGCCTCTATCCGGTTCCCGCTGGGTCCGACGAGGAAGCGCTGGTGATGCTGAGCGACATATTGCCGACCGGCTTTGAATGCGGCGTGCTGAATGGCAAGGTCGCGCCCGGGAGCAGCGTCGCCATCGTGGGCGCGGGCCCTATCGGGCTGGCCACCTTGCTGACGGCGCAATTCTATTCGCCCAGCCAGATCATCATGATCGACCTCGACGCCAACCGGTTGGCCGTGGCGGAACGGTTCGGCGCGACGCGCACTATCGACAGCCGGTCGGAAGACGCCGTGGCAGTGGTCAAGTCGTTGACCGACGGCAGGGGCGTGGACACGGCCATAGAGGCTGTCGGCGTGCCTGCGACCTTTGAACTGTGCGAAGACCTGGTCGCACCGGGTGGGGTCATCGCGAACATTGGCGTGCATGGCGTGAAGGCCGACCTGCATCTGGAACGGCTCTGGTCGCATAATATCACGATCACGACCCGGCTGGTGGATACTGCCACCACTTCGATGCTGCTGAAGACGGTTGCGAGCGGGAAGGTTGACGCAAAGAAGCTTATTACTCATCGCTTCACGCTGGACGGCATTATGGAAGCCTATGACGTATTTGACCGGGCGGCGGAGACGCAGGCGCTCAAGGTGCTGATCACGCCCTGA